The DNA window ctcacAATTTGTTTGGACTCAAGGATTGAGCGAGACTTCCTGGTCAGTGGCGCCTCAAAGTTCTTCACCGTGACAACCTCCACCACCGCACTGTCACCATAGAGACCAAACACGTCCTGACCAAACTACAGCCCAGGAGACAATGGTACAACCAATGAATGGTAGTCAAggcaaacagaaacaacactaCAGTTTTGGCCTATACAAACATAACAAGGCTGTTTTTCTAGTTAAAAAGTTACTTTAACTGCCATAAACCAACACCATTTTGGAATACAGAGTTCAAGCATTTGTCCTTAGTGCCAACCTTCTGCAGGACGTTAGCCAGAATACTGGTGGCATCTCTGTACTGAGGTGAGTCCTGTCCGTATCGACGACCCAGCTCCTCCAAGCCAGATAGCTCCAGGGAGTACAGGTCTGGGGAATGGTCCTTGGCTAGATGCCGATGTCTCTGTAGCTATATGGAGGACAGAGGACATAGTGGTGGTCCTTAAGGGTTCTCTGGGAGAATACTTAGTAGTGCTCACATTCAAATGGCACATTCAGTCTTACCAGGGCAGTGATGTCATGCAACACCTGGACCTCAGACAGGAAGAGCAAATCAGCCTACAGGAGAAATGGAAAATCAgattggggggtgggggcaagATTTCAAGGCAAATATAACCTGTTTTGTTCAATTTCCAAAGGGGCGTTGACAGAAGCAACTCCAGTAATGCATGTTACCTCAGCGTTTCGACTGAGGGCGTTCAGCGGCAGGGCAGCGAGCACGGAGCCATCCTGGGACAGACGAGCACGGATCTGCTGCAGGGTTACGGGAAGGTCCTCAAAAACAGCGTTGGCCTTCCCCAGCATGTACAGCCTCTGTGGACAGACACCCAGGACGACATCACCACACTAAACATATGAAGACCACGGGCCACTCCCCTCCTGGTGTCACAGCAGACCAGGACACTGCCTCGCAGTCACACAGAAATGAATAAACATCTTGACATCCAGTaacaaacatacagtacctCCTCACTGGGGGCCAGCTGGAGAACCACGGGGGTGTCCTCAGCAAACAAAGAGTGGACCGTCTCAGCTACACTGTCGAGGGTGAACGGCACCGGCTGGTGGGGGGGGACGACAGGGAACCAGGGAGGGATGTATTAATAAATGACCACTGGTGGTGAATCTCAGGAAACATTGTGTTGCCCCTCAACCGTCGCCCCTTATCAGGAACCAGGTCTCACTCACATTCTCCAGGGGGTAGGAGGCCACGCTCTGGGGCAGCGCCAGGTTGTCCACCCCTCTCACTACCACCAACACATTGGCCTTGGGACGCTGGAACAATGGACCGGCCTGTAGGCCTGGCCAGGAGAGGTCCTACAAAACAGATAACATGCTAGTACACTGAACAGTAATATAAACCCAAACAGACCAAGTCCAAACATTTACTCATAGTTCTTAGAAGTAAATCAGTGGGATGTTTGTACCTCCTGGACAGAGAAGCCCATTGTGAGAGCCACCATGTCAGGGATCTTCTCCCCAGAGATGGGCCAGTCTCCCTTTTGGAAGGAAACATACTCAGGGGCCTGCAATATAGTGAGGCTATCCCCCTGAACACCTGAGGGAAAGCAGAATGAACTGGTCtgattaaattaatataatcCTTTACACAGTTGTGAAAAGTTCCATAGCCTGGGACTGAAAATaatcataattaaaaaatgATGCATTACTACTTAACAAAGGCATGTGGACAATCTCTAAACAATGCTGGGGTATTAAAGGGACAGTTAGGctcagattcatatttgggtaaaaGTCCACTAACCCAGAGTTATTCCTGAAGGCAcagtcatttttcaaaacaacatattattcagctctgtcccagtctataattagcattattagcatcaccCAAATTCAGGAATGGAATCGGTGCGTCCCGATTTACAAAAGATGCATTACAATCGGAAAAcgactccaaaacacttcaaactacattcggTAATCTGTATACTGAGGGAAGAACTTGTGGAATTTGTTgacttcaaactggcactagcaaactatttcctgtAGCCACCATACAGCCTCTGGCCTTCGGCAGTGATGTCAACAAGGTGGGCTTGATCTTTAACCTCAACAATGTACGTGAAGACAGGTAGCTTCGCTAGCTGGCCCATTTTCATCGGTGGACTTCAGCATTGTTTTTATCATTGACGAAAATGTTGCAGTCATGTTTGTTTGCAAAAATACAAGGGACGGGGGAGATATTTAAGGTTTCAATCGTTTCTTAACGTAATCAGATAAATGCCTGCCTGATTGGCTATGTTCAGCAAAATAGCAATCTAGCTTGCTGCTTGAATCAAAGCAGAAATGTAGCACTTTTTACTATAAACAGATCTGACAAGACATTGGGCAGGGACTTGAAAAGATAAAAATTATGAGACATTCTAAAACTTCCTCACATTTCTCCCCGCCCCCTTTTGACCCAACACTTTGAATTTGCACAGTGCGTATGACGTGCGGTACAAATAAACTGGCCTTACACACTTTCTGCTAATATTAGGTAGCTACTTACTCTTTTGAGAGCTGGCCACTGGGTCCCTCGGACCTAGAATGTCTTTTCCAGTTTAATTTTGGAATCTAAAAAGTCTCCAGCACCCCAGGAGTTGCGAGGGGAGTTAAATCCATATGATCAATCACACTTCTTGGAACGAGTTCAGTTCATGCTCGATTAATTGGCATTAATAGTTTCCACATATTTCATGATCCACAACCACACCACCTATATCTGGATATTCTTGGCAAGGGATGAGGATTAACTGGCTAACTATTACCCCCCTCTTCAGTTGCTGTCCAAGCCTCTAGTTCGGTCAATTCGTCTTCTGTGTATTCTGGTTCGAACAAGTAAGGCTCTATCCCCCCCAAAATGTTGCTTTCCTGGtcatattcagagtcagacatgatacatgtgtatttttctttctctctagcAAATAAAGTTTCACTGTTCGAGGTGAATATCTACAACAAAACAGGTAACTCGCTTTCTAGCTCGCGAATgctaacttttgtttactgtgaccGACTGACACACACCGTTTCCTCTTCACAAAAGAACACAGGGATTGCTaaaattgtgaacaaaactgaccggtaaataCAGGAAGTACCAGTTTATTTGAAAATTAGATTTATGTTGCGAAAgttaaaactttatttaaagGAATACAATATTGTCAGGTTATTTTaggtaaacaacaccattaGGCTTAatttggagtgttttggagcagttttccacttgcaatgcagcttttgtaaagAGGGATGCACCACttacattcatgaatttggacagcgctaataatgctaatcacagactgggacagagctgaataacgGAC is part of the Esox lucius isolate fEsoLuc1 chromosome 16, fEsoLuc1.pri, whole genome shotgun sequence genome and encodes:
- the atp6ap2 gene encoding renin receptor — its product is MMDALITVAFIFCSAFTAGVQGDSLTILQAPEYVSFQKGDWPISGEKIPDMVALTMGFSVQEDLSWPGLQAGPLFQRPKANVLVVVRGVDNLALPQSVASYPLENPVPFTLDSVAETVHSLFAEDTPVVLQLAPSEERLYMLGKANAVFEDLPVTLQQIRARLSQDGSVLAALPLNALSRNAEADLLFLSEVQVLHDITALLQRHRHLAKDHSPDLYSLELSGLEELGRRYGQDSPQYRDATSILANVLQKFGQDVFGLYGDSAVVEVVTVKNFEAPLTRKSRSILESKQISNPGSPYNLAYKYNFNYAVIFNIVLWLMILLALAVIIISYNLWNMDPGYDSIIYRMTNQKIRLD